One Novosphingobium sp. EMRT-2 DNA segment encodes these proteins:
- a CDS encoding response regulator transcription factor, translated as MSTILIADDHPLFRQALTVAVAHVAPEAKILEAGTLAAAAKATADAPDLRLITLDLKMPGAVGYSGIALLHAEKPDVPILVVSSAEGANAAQEARAFGAVGFLRKDADLTVIEDAIRKALGRPEEIHPQAEPVDQVRREVAGLTPTQLKVLLAVLEGKLNKQIAHDLGMSEATVKAHMTAIMRKLDVRNRTQAALVARSLGLDLAH; from the coding sequence ATAAGTACGATCCTGATCGCCGACGATCACCCGCTGTTCCGTCAGGCCCTGACGGTCGCGGTTGCCCACGTCGCGCCCGAAGCAAAAATCCTGGAAGCAGGCACGCTGGCCGCCGCCGCGAAGGCGACGGCCGACGCGCCCGACCTGCGCCTTATCACGCTGGACCTGAAAATGCCCGGCGCGGTCGGCTATTCCGGGATCGCCTTGCTCCATGCCGAAAAGCCCGATGTGCCGATCCTGGTGGTGTCGAGCGCTGAGGGCGCCAATGCCGCGCAGGAAGCGCGCGCATTCGGCGCGGTGGGCTTCTTGCGCAAGGATGCCGATCTGACCGTGATCGAGGATGCCATCCGGAAGGCGCTGGGACGGCCCGAGGAGATTCACCCGCAGGCCGAGCCTGTCGATCAGGTTCGCCGCGAGGTGGCGGGCCTGACGCCGACTCAGCTCAAGGTGCTGCTCGCGGTGCTGGAAGGCAAACTCAATAAGCAGATCGCCCACGACCTTGGTATGAGCGAAGCCACCGTCAAGGCGCACATGACCGCGATTATGCGCAAGCTGGACGTGCGCAACCGCACGCAGGCCGCGCTCGTCGCGCGGTCACTGGGGCTCGACCTCGCGCATTGA
- a CDS encoding PAS domain-containing hybrid sensor histidine kinase/response regulator, with amino-acid sequence MSLTLAALYALALIGILFVVAALVEARADAARSRPALRHVAYTLALGVYCSSWTFYGAVGSAVREGWNYLPIYLAPSLLLIFAPALLRRLAEAVHEEKATTISDFIAARFGHDPGMARLVTLIALVGIIPYVALQLRSIGSAIAVVSGSDVAVPVMVAASVVLAAFAILFGARRYEVAGRSEGMLFSIALESIIKLVALIVVSAIAVYVIAQAPPERFAIGLRETAARFGPSHLSFEFVVIGMISAMAIVVLPRQFFMGLAEAQQPDDLPRARWGVAAYVIGMAVLVLPIALAGLVALPPAAAPDLFVLALPDAAGLHWLTSIALLGGISSASAMVIVDATALATMVSNDLIFPAVLRSETDDAAGALGRRMMVVRRSAIVGIVALALVWALMLSPRSSLASIGLVAFAAMAQFTPHFVLGIFGKDRDPVAGRASLAAGFALWLWTLAMPQVLPEAWMIALAGTLADPLRLLGIGHASPLVHGVLWSMAANLIVLVAGTAGRDPGSRLPIMLRGARPVRNIGELADLVGRFTGEERAEEEFPAYRRTLPVDRLTARRAQDLIAGVVGVSSARTLVASALAGAQMSIEDVARLLDEGGQSLRFSRTLLAATFENLHSGISVIDADLNLVAWNTQYIELFNYPPGLVRVGVPIADLIRFNVERGHFAGTPDEEVEKRLAHLRARRTFTSERVRPDGRVIRSTGGPMPGGGYVTAFADTTEEARVRGELRRTLEQLESRVAERTRELSEANRLLAESTREKTRFLAAASHDLLQPLHAARLFASALDRSVEGGAKIMVARVERSIVAAEDLLRALLDISKLDAGGIQPSPEVIPLARLLRDIAEGIRPMAEEKELRLTVGPVFGAVETDPGLLRSVLQNLLSNAVRYTEQGGILVGVRRRGNALRIDVVDTGVGIPEDQQKAVFSEFTRLGTVEAEGLGLGLAIVERIARLLGVRLELASTPGKGSRFSVILPAVAMPDEDGDAHAPFSAGRPLRALTVLVVDNDPVIIEASEALLGGSGHTVLGAATMAEALALVARADVALLDFHLDGGEDGIALADLIHKDRPAMPMAMVTAESGAQLRRRARRRGIPLFVKPIDPSALEAFLARVSMREVEPQ; translated from the coding sequence ATGAGCCTGACGTTGGCGGCGCTTTATGCGCTTGCACTGATTGGTATCCTGTTTGTCGTTGCCGCCCTGGTCGAAGCGCGCGCGGACGCGGCGCGTAGTCGTCCGGCGCTGCGCCATGTCGCCTACACGCTGGCGCTGGGCGTCTATTGTTCGAGCTGGACGTTCTATGGCGCGGTTGGCAGCGCGGTGCGCGAAGGGTGGAACTACCTGCCGATCTACCTCGCGCCGTCGCTGCTGCTGATTTTTGCCCCGGCCCTGCTGCGGCGGCTGGCCGAAGCGGTGCACGAGGAAAAGGCTACCACCATTTCGGATTTCATCGCCGCCCGCTTCGGGCACGATCCCGGAATGGCGCGGCTGGTCACACTGATCGCGCTGGTGGGCATCATTCCCTACGTCGCGCTGCAATTGCGCTCGATCGGCAGTGCCATAGCGGTCGTTTCGGGCAGCGACGTCGCGGTACCGGTGATGGTTGCCGCGTCGGTCGTGCTTGCCGCTTTCGCGATCCTGTTCGGCGCGCGGCGGTATGAAGTCGCCGGGCGAAGCGAGGGCATGTTGTTCTCGATCGCGCTGGAATCAATCATCAAGCTGGTGGCGCTGATCGTGGTGAGCGCGATCGCCGTCTATGTCATCGCGCAGGCGCCGCCGGAGCGGTTCGCGATCGGATTGCGCGAAACGGCGGCGCGCTTCGGCCCTTCGCATCTCTCGTTCGAATTCGTGGTGATCGGCATGATTTCCGCGATGGCGATCGTGGTGCTGCCGCGCCAGTTCTTCATGGGCCTGGCCGAAGCGCAGCAGCCCGATGATCTGCCGCGCGCGCGGTGGGGCGTGGCGGCCTATGTCATCGGCATGGCGGTGCTGGTCCTGCCGATCGCGCTTGCGGGGCTGGTGGCCTTGCCGCCCGCCGCCGCGCCCGACCTGTTTGTGCTGGCGCTGCCCGATGCCGCAGGGCTGCACTGGCTGACCTCGATCGCGCTGCTCGGCGGGATCAGTTCTGCCAGCGCCATGGTTATCGTGGACGCTACCGCGCTGGCGACGATGGTCTCGAACGACCTGATCTTCCCCGCCGTTCTGCGCAGCGAGACCGACGATGCCGCCGGCGCCCTGGGGCGGCGCATGATGGTGGTGCGGCGCTCGGCGATCGTCGGCATTGTCGCGCTGGCGCTGGTATGGGCGCTGATGCTGTCGCCGCGCAGCTCGCTCGCCTCGATCGGGCTGGTCGCCTTCGCGGCGATGGCGCAGTTCACGCCGCACTTCGTGCTGGGGATTTTCGGCAAGGATCGCGATCCGGTTGCCGGGCGCGCCAGCCTGGCCGCCGGCTTCGCGCTGTGGCTGTGGACGCTGGCCATGCCGCAGGTCCTCCCCGAAGCGTGGATGATCGCATTGGCCGGAACGTTGGCCGATCCCTTGCGCCTGCTCGGCATCGGCCATGCCAGCCCGCTGGTCCATGGCGTGCTGTGGAGCATGGCGGCCAACCTGATCGTGCTTGTCGCCGGGACGGCGGGGCGCGATCCGGGAAGCCGCCTGCCGATCATGTTGCGGGGCGCGCGGCCGGTGCGCAACATCGGCGAACTGGCCGATCTGGTCGGTCGCTTCACCGGCGAGGAACGGGCGGAAGAGGAGTTCCCGGCTTATCGACGGACGCTGCCGGTCGATCGGCTGACGGCCCGACGGGCGCAGGACCTCATCGCCGGGGTGGTCGGAGTCTCGTCGGCGCGCACGCTCGTCGCCTCCGCGCTGGCCGGCGCGCAGATGAGCATCGAGGATGTGGCGCGGCTGCTTGACGAGGGCGGCCAGTCGCTCCGCTTCTCGCGCACGCTGTTGGCGGCCACGTTCGAGAACCTGCATTCGGGCATCAGCGTCATCGATGCGGACCTCAATCTGGTGGCGTGGAACACCCAATACATCGAACTGTTCAACTACCCGCCGGGGCTGGTGCGCGTGGGCGTCCCCATCGCCGACCTGATCCGCTTCAACGTGGAACGCGGCCATTTCGCGGGAACGCCGGACGAGGAAGTGGAGAAACGTTTGGCGCACCTGCGCGCGCGCCGGACGTTCACGTCGGAGCGCGTGCGGCCGGACGGGCGCGTCATCCGGTCCACCGGTGGGCCGATGCCGGGCGGCGGCTATGTCACCGCCTTTGCCGATACCACCGAGGAAGCCCGCGTGCGGGGGGAACTGCGGCGGACGCTTGAACAGCTGGAAAGCCGCGTCGCCGAACGCACGCGGGAATTGTCCGAAGCCAATCGCCTGCTGGCCGAATCGACGCGCGAGAAGACGCGCTTCCTCGCCGCCGCCAGCCACGATCTGCTGCAACCGCTCCATGCCGCGCGGCTGTTCGCTTCCGCGCTCGATCGCAGCGTGGAAGGCGGCGCGAAAATCATGGTCGCGCGGGTGGAGCGCTCGATCGTGGCGGCGGAAGACCTGCTGCGCGCGCTGCTCGATATCAGCAAGCTTGATGCTGGCGGCATCCAGCCCAGTCCCGAGGTGATTCCGCTGGCGCGCCTGCTGCGCGACATCGCCGAAGGCATTCGCCCGATGGCGGAGGAAAAGGAACTGCGGCTGACGGTGGGGCCGGTGTTCGGCGCAGTGGAAACCGATCCGGGCCTGCTGCGCTCCGTTCTTCAGAACCTGCTCTCCAACGCCGTGCGCTACACCGAGCAGGGCGGCATTCTCGTCGGCGTGCGGCGGCGCGGCAACGCTCTGCGGATCGACGTGGTCGATACGGGCGTGGGCATTCCCGAAGACCAGCAGAAGGCCGTGTTTTCGGAATTTACCCGGCTGGGGACGGTGGAGGCGGAAGGCCTTGGCCTTGGCCTTGCCATCGTGGAACGGATCGCCAGGCTGCTCGGCGTTCGCCTGGAGCTTGCGTCAACGCCGGGCAAGGGCAGCCGGTTCAGCGTGATCCTGCCCGCCGTCGCGATGCCCGACGAGGACGGAGATGCCCACGCGCCGTTTAGCGCCGGCCGGCCGCTCCGCGCACTGACGGTGCTGGTGGTGGACAACGATCCGGTCATCATCGAGGCCTCCGAAGCCCTGCTGGGCGGCAGCGGTCATACCGTGCTGGGCGCCGCGACCATGGCCGAGGCGCTGGCGCTGGTGGCGCGCGCGGATGTCGCGCTGCTCGATTTCCACCTCGATGGCGGGGAGGACGGCATTGCCCTGGCCGATCTGATCCACAAGGATCGTCCGGCCATGCCGATGGCGATGGTCACGGCCGAAAGCGGCGCGCAACTGCGCCGACGCGCGCGCCGGCGCGGTATTCCGCTGTTCGTGAAGCCAATCGATCCGTCCGCGCTGGAAGCCTTCCTCGCGCGGGTCTCAATGCGCGAGGTCGAGCCCCAGTGA
- a CDS encoding MFS transporter has translation MDYQEIPADAVGLPKHHQATHSEKLIITASSLGTVFEWYDFYLYGLLTSIIAAKFLTGLNPTTSFIMALLVFAAGFIVRPFGALVFGKIGDTFGRRYTFIITLVVMGLSTFLVGCLPTYETVGVAAPIMLVVLRMFQGLALGGEYGGAATYVAEHAPNNKRGLYTSWIQITATAGLAMALLIVITVRSPVTGVGEDAFKAWGWRVPYLLSGLFLVVGLWLRLKLHESPVFQKMKSEGTASKAPLTEAFGEWKNLKVVLIAFFGAIAGQAVIWYTGQLYAMYFLEKMLKVDGIQANTLTIIALAMATPFFLFFGWLSDKVGRKPIILGGAALAAVTLFPVFHALTDAANPALAKAQATAPVKVTAFPGECSSQFDPVGGNKFDTTSCDIVKNALAKAAVNYENVAAPAGAIASVTIGGETILAPDPSTVSGDDRKKAIAAFTAKVAGAPEVKAKPAEGDKPAVEAKPAVVGELEKVGYPAKADPAQMNKPLVVALLFYLVLLVTMVYGPIAAMLVELFPSRIRYTSMSLPYHIGNGWLGGLLPAIGFAMVAANGDIYHGFWYPVVVAAATVVIGLFFLPETFRRNIDQ, from the coding sequence ATGGACTATCAGGAAATACCGGCGGATGCCGTCGGACTGCCAAAGCATCATCAGGCGACACACAGCGAAAAGCTGATCATCACGGCATCGTCACTGGGCACGGTGTTCGAATGGTACGATTTCTACCTCTATGGTCTGCTGACCTCGATCATCGCGGCCAAGTTCCTGACCGGGCTGAACCCGACCACGTCGTTCATCATGGCCCTGCTGGTCTTTGCGGCGGGCTTCATCGTCCGCCCGTTCGGCGCGCTGGTCTTCGGCAAGATCGGCGATACCTTCGGCCGGCGCTATACCTTCATCATCACGCTGGTGGTGATGGGGCTTTCCACCTTCCTCGTCGGCTGCCTGCCCACGTACGAGACGGTCGGCGTCGCCGCGCCGATCATGCTGGTCGTGCTGCGCATGTTCCAGGGGCTGGCACTCGGTGGCGAATACGGCGGCGCGGCGACCTACGTCGCCGAACACGCGCCCAACAACAAGCGAGGCCTCTATACCAGCTGGATCCAGATCACCGCCACGGCGGGCCTGGCCATGGCGCTGCTGATCGTGATCACGGTGCGTTCGCCCGTGACCGGCGTGGGCGAGGATGCGTTCAAGGCCTGGGGCTGGCGCGTTCCCTACCTGCTGTCGGGCCTGTTCCTGGTGGTGGGCCTGTGGCTGCGCCTGAAGCTGCATGAATCGCCGGTGTTCCAGAAGATGAAGTCGGAAGGCACCGCCTCCAAGGCGCCGCTGACCGAAGCCTTCGGCGAATGGAAGAACCTGAAGGTCGTACTCATCGCCTTCTTCGGCGCGATCGCCGGGCAGGCCGTGATCTGGTACACTGGTCAGCTCTACGCCATGTATTTCCTGGAAAAGATGCTCAAGGTGGATGGCATCCAGGCCAACACCCTGACGATCATCGCGCTGGCGATGGCCACGCCGTTCTTCCTGTTCTTCGGCTGGCTTTCGGACAAGGTCGGTCGCAAGCCGATCATCCTCGGCGGCGCGGCGCTGGCGGCCGTCACGCTGTTCCCCGTGTTCCATGCCTTGACCGACGCGGCCAACCCCGCGCTGGCGAAGGCCCAGGCCACGGCGCCGGTGAAAGTGACGGCGTTCCCCGGCGAATGCTCGTCGCAGTTCGATCCGGTGGGCGGCAACAAGTTCGACACCACCAGCTGCGATATCGTCAAGAACGCGCTCGCCAAGGCGGCGGTGAACTATGAGAACGTCGCCGCACCGGCTGGTGCCATCGCGTCGGTGACCATCGGCGGGGAAACGATCCTGGCGCCCGATCCGTCCACGGTTTCCGGCGACGACCGGAAGAAGGCGATCGCCGCCTTCACCGCCAAGGTCGCGGGTGCGCCTGAAGTGAAGGCGAAGCCGGCGGAGGGCGACAAGCCCGCGGTCGAAGCCAAGCCCGCCGTGGTGGGCGAGCTGGAGAAGGTCGGCTATCCGGCCAAGGCCGATCCGGCGCAGATGAACAAGCCGCTCGTCGTCGCGCTGCTGTTCTACCTCGTGCTGCTGGTGACGATGGTCTACGGCCCGATCGCGGCCATGCTGGTGGAACTGTTCCCCAGCCGCATCCGCTACACCTCGATGTCGCTGCCCTATCACATCGGCAACGGCTGGCTGGGCGGACTGCTGCCGGCGATCGGTTTCGCGATGGTCGCGGCTAACGGCGATATCTACCACGGCTTCTGGTACCCGGTCGTGGTCGCGGCGGCCACTGTGGTGATCGGGCTGTTCTTCCTGCCCGAAACCTTCCGCCGGAACATCGACCAATGA
- the tatC gene encoding twin-arginine translocase subunit TatC has protein sequence MIRDIDETQAPLLDHLLELRTRLLRCVYALAVTFAICFYFADDIFALLARPLMEAFPPGQGKLIYTKLYEAFFVELKVSLFAAFLLSFPIIANQLWAFVAPGLYAREKKAFLPFLIATPILFTAGASLAYFIVMPTAFKWFLGFQGDKGGLHLEALPGTGDYLNLVMQFILAFGISFLLPVLLMLLNRAGIVTRAQLVAARRYVIVGITALAAVITPPDVVSQLMLAIPLLFLFEGTLVVMRFAEKSDAAEKAKQEADAAAGEPTRLLP, from the coding sequence ATGATTCGCGATATCGACGAAACCCAGGCGCCGTTGCTGGATCACCTGCTGGAACTGCGCACGCGGCTGTTGCGGTGCGTCTATGCGCTGGCGGTCACGTTTGCGATCTGCTTCTATTTCGCGGACGATATCTTCGCGCTGCTGGCGCGTCCGCTGATGGAAGCGTTTCCGCCGGGGCAGGGCAAGCTGATCTACACCAAGCTCTACGAAGCGTTCTTCGTGGAATTGAAGGTTTCGCTGTTCGCGGCGTTCCTGCTGAGCTTCCCGATCATCGCCAACCAGCTCTGGGCCTTCGTGGCGCCGGGGCTCTATGCGCGGGAAAAGAAGGCGTTCCTGCCGTTTCTGATCGCCACGCCGATTCTGTTCACCGCCGGCGCCAGCCTCGCCTATTTCATCGTCATGCCCACCGCCTTCAAATGGTTCCTCGGCTTTCAGGGCGACAAGGGCGGGCTGCATCTGGAGGCGCTGCCGGGCACGGGCGATTATCTGAACCTCGTCATGCAGTTCATCCTGGCGTTCGGCATCAGCTTCCTGCTGCCGGTGCTGCTGATGCTGCTGAACCGCGCGGGAATCGTCACGCGCGCGCAACTGGTGGCCGCGCGGCGCTACGTGATTGTCGGGATCACCGCGCTGGCGGCCGTGATTACCCCGCCCGATGTCGTTTCGCAGCTGATGCTCGCCATTCCGCTGCTGTTCCTGTTCGAAGGCACGCTGGTGGTGATGCGCTTCGCCGAGAAATCCGACGCGGCGGAAAAGGCGAAGCAGGAAGCCGATGCCGCCGCCGGCGAACCCACCCGGCTTCTGCCCTGA
- the acs gene encoding acetate--CoA ligase, whose protein sequence is MGEAIYPVPSEWSANALIDDARYQEMYRRSVEEPDAFWREEAQRIDWIKPFTRVKETSFHEADFGIKWFADGTLNLSANCLDRHLAERGDAIAILWEPDSPEDAERRITYRQLHEDVCRFANLLRAKGVKKGERVTIYLPMVPEAAVAMLACARIGAIHSIVFAGFSPDALAGRIIDCDSRIVLTSDEGLRGGKKVPLKANVDEALKQCPDVDTVIMLRRTGAAVAMVEGRDVDWATAVATQAAECAPEEMSAEDPLFILYTSGSTGKPKGVLHTTGGYSVWASLTHQYVFDYRPGQIYWCAADIGWVTGHSYVVYGPLANGATTVMFEGVPNFPDASRFWQVVDKFGVEIFYGAPTALRALMREGDEWVKKTSRKTLRLLGSVGEPINPEAWGWYHKVVGEGRCPIVDTWWQTETGGAMITPLPGATALKPGSATRPMFGVKPALVDNDGTFLDGATDGCLVVTDSWPGQMRTVWGDHERFFQTYFTTFKGLYFTGDGARRDEDGYFWITGRIDDVINVSGHRMGTAEIESALVAHPKVAEAAVVGMPHEIKGQGIYAYVTCNAEIEPDEALRKELIQWVRHEIGPIATPDVIQFAPGLPKTRSGKIMRRILRKIAENDVSNLGDTSTLADPSVVDHLLANRPKLAEAV, encoded by the coding sequence ATGGGTGAGGCCATCTACCCCGTTCCGTCGGAATGGTCGGCCAACGCGCTGATCGACGATGCGCGCTATCAGGAAATGTACCGCCGCTCCGTCGAGGAACCCGACGCGTTCTGGCGCGAGGAAGCGCAGCGGATCGACTGGATCAAGCCGTTCACCCGCGTCAAGGAAACCAGCTTTCACGAGGCCGATTTCGGCATCAAGTGGTTTGCTGATGGCACGCTGAACCTGTCCGCCAACTGCCTCGACCGGCACCTGGCCGAACGCGGCGACGCCATCGCCATCCTGTGGGAGCCGGACAGCCCCGAGGATGCGGAACGCCGCATCACCTATCGCCAGCTTCACGAGGACGTTTGCCGCTTCGCCAACCTGCTGCGCGCCAAGGGCGTGAAGAAGGGCGAGCGGGTGACAATCTACCTGCCGATGGTGCCCGAGGCCGCCGTGGCCATGCTGGCCTGCGCGCGCATTGGCGCCATCCATTCGATCGTGTTCGCGGGCTTTTCGCCCGACGCGCTCGCCGGCCGCATCATCGACTGCGACAGCCGCATCGTGCTCACCTCCGACGAAGGCCTGCGCGGCGGCAAGAAAGTGCCGCTCAAGGCCAATGTCGATGAAGCGCTCAAGCAGTGCCCCGACGTCGATACGGTGATCATGCTCCGGCGCACCGGCGCCGCCGTAGCCATGGTCGAAGGCCGCGACGTGGACTGGGCGACCGCTGTCGCCACGCAGGCCGCCGAATGTGCGCCGGAGGAAATGAGCGCGGAAGACCCGCTGTTCATCCTCTACACCTCCGGCTCCACCGGCAAGCCCAAGGGCGTGCTGCACACCACCGGCGGCTATTCGGTCTGGGCGTCGCTGACGCACCAGTACGTGTTCGACTACCGGCCCGGCCAGATCTACTGGTGCGCGGCGGACATCGGCTGGGTCACGGGCCATTCGTATGTGGTCTATGGCCCGCTGGCCAACGGCGCGACCACGGTGATGTTCGAAGGCGTGCCCAACTTCCCCGACGCCAGCCGGTTCTGGCAGGTGGTGGACAAGTTCGGCGTCGAGATCTTCTATGGCGCCCCCACCGCACTACGCGCGCTGATGCGCGAAGGCGACGAATGGGTGAAGAAGACCAGCCGCAAGACGCTGCGCCTGCTGGGTTCGGTGGGCGAACCTATCAATCCCGAAGCCTGGGGATGGTATCACAAGGTGGTGGGCGAAGGCCGCTGCCCGATCGTCGACACCTGGTGGCAGACCGAAACCGGCGGCGCGATGATCACCCCCCTGCCCGGCGCCACCGCGCTGAAGCCGGGTTCGGCTACGCGCCCGATGTTCGGCGTGAAGCCCGCGCTGGTCGACAACGACGGCACGTTCCTGGACGGCGCGACCGACGGCTGCCTGGTCGTGACCGATTCGTGGCCCGGCCAGATGCGCACCGTGTGGGGCGATCACGAACGCTTCTTCCAGACCTATTTCACCACGTTCAAGGGCCTCTATTTCACCGGTGATGGCGCGCGGCGCGACGAGGACGGGTACTTCTGGATCACTGGCCGCATCGACGACGTGATCAACGTGTCCGGCCACCGCATGGGCACGGCCGAGATCGAAAGCGCGCTGGTTGCCCATCCCAAGGTGGCCGAAGCCGCCGTGGTCGGCATGCCGCACGAGATCAAGGGACAGGGCATCTACGCCTACGTCACCTGCAATGCCGAGATCGAACCGGATGAGGCGCTGCGCAAGGAGCTGATCCAGTGGGTGCGGCACGAGATCGGCCCGATCGCCACGCCGGACGTGATCCAGTTCGCCCCCGGTCTGCCGAAGACCCGATCGGGCAAGATCATGCGGCGAATCCTCCGCAAGATCGCAGAAAACGACGTAAGTAACCTTGGCGATACGTCTACCCTTGCCGATCCTTCGGTCGTGGACCATCTTCTGGCCAATCGACCGAAATTGGCGGAGGCCGTATAA
- a CDS encoding twin-arginine translocase TatA/TatE family subunit, with protein MGSLSLPHLIILALVVLVLFGRGRISEMMGDFGKGIKSFKQGMTEETDRPVTAPPPQLQQSAPPAPSAQPTAAPAEQQGPSGNA; from the coding sequence ATGGGTAGCCTGTCCCTACCGCACCTGATTATCCTCGCGCTGGTCGTTCTCGTGCTTTTCGGGCGTGGTCGCATTTCCGAAATGATGGGCGATTTCGGCAAGGGTATCAAAAGCTTCAAGCAAGGTATGACGGAAGAGACCGATCGCCCGGTAACCGCACCGCCGCCGCAGCTCCAGCAGTCCGCGCCGCCGGCGCCGTCTGCCCAACCGACTGCCGCTCCGGCCGAGCAGCAGGGGCCTTCGGGCAACGCCTGA
- a CDS encoding DcaP family trimeric outer membrane transporter, with product MSIKIRGSVWLLAATALAVPGMVQARPTSREAALEARLQRLEAEMTQLRADLKSARDEQAAHADQAANQAIAVRQTAEQAQAQALAATRTAEAAATKSDEATAKATALADAAPKQGFRSGNSSVVLSGYIKLLASSARYSGGDDPSNSLGRDLYLPQSIPVFNPASPTSPTRVTDFTAKQTRFWVDANTKLGSHALKAYIEFDFQAAPGTPQALGQGTQRTTNAYDLAMRRAFVQFDRWMFGQEFTNFSNPAVYPESTDYVGGVDGLIFVRQPMVRYSLPLDKGLTLHLAAENPETASATAGAAALIENGEDHAPDFTARLEYAGKFGFLDVAALGRQLRVDNARTGLAHISDSRVGWGISTTGKIFLNEKHTSDVRFQATYGEGIGRYLGLNFSPDTVLQANGQLGSVRNLALFGAGRFALNDQWRVNLIGSFQRVSYAGYLNRTTAGIAMYNRQAWSIAGNVFYSPVKNVDLGVEYRHGDRRLVNDLNGHVDRLDFAAKYSF from the coding sequence ATGAGCATCAAGATCAGGGGATCTGTTTGGTTGCTCGCCGCAACCGCGCTGGCGGTGCCGGGCATGGTCCAGGCACGTCCGACCAGCCGTGAAGCCGCACTCGAGGCGCGCCTGCAACGGCTCGAAGCCGAAATGACGCAGCTGCGTGCCGATCTCAAGAGCGCGCGCGACGAGCAGGCAGCCCATGCCGATCAGGCTGCCAATCAGGCTATCGCGGTGCGGCAGACCGCCGAACAGGCGCAGGCCCAGGCGCTGGCCGCCACGCGCACGGCGGAAGCCGCCGCCACGAAAAGCGACGAGGCGACGGCCAAGGCCACCGCGCTGGCGGACGCCGCGCCGAAGCAGGGTTTCCGCTCGGGCAATTCCAGCGTCGTCCTGTCGGGCTACATCAAGCTGCTGGCTAGCAGCGCGCGCTACAGCGGCGGCGACGATCCCAGCAATTCGCTGGGGCGCGACCTTTACCTGCCGCAGTCGATCCCGGTGTTCAACCCGGCCAGCCCGACCTCGCCGACGCGTGTCACCGATTTCACCGCCAAGCAGACCCGGTTCTGGGTGGATGCCAACACCAAGCTCGGCAGCCACGCGCTGAAGGCCTATATCGAGTTCGACTTCCAGGCTGCGCCGGGCACGCCGCAGGCGCTGGGGCAGGGCACGCAGCGGACGACCAACGCCTATGACCTTGCTATGCGGCGCGCGTTCGTGCAGTTCGATCGGTGGATGTTCGGGCAGGAATTCACCAACTTCTCGAACCCCGCCGTCTATCCCGAAAGCACCGACTATGTCGGCGGCGTCGATGGCCTGATCTTCGTGCGCCAGCCGATGGTCCGCTACAGCCTGCCGCTCGACAAGGGGCTGACGCTGCATCTCGCGGCGGAGAATCCCGAAACGGCGTCGGCCACGGCAGGTGCCGCCGCGCTGATCGAGAATGGCGAGGACCACGCGCCCGATTTCACCGCGCGGCTCGAATACGCGGGCAAGTTCGGGTTCCTCGACGTTGCCGCGCTGGGCCGCCAATTGCGCGTGGACAACGCTCGGACAGGCTTGGCCCACATCAGCGATTCGCGCGTGGGCTGGGGCATCAGCACCACCGGCAAGATATTCCTCAACGAAAAGCACACCAGCGACGTCCGCTTCCAGGCGACCTATGGCGAAGGGATTGGCCGCTACCTGGGCCTGAACTTCAGCCCGGATACGGTGCTGCAGGCCAATGGCCAGCTCGGCAGCGTGCGCAACCTGGCCCTGTTCGGCGCGGGCCGCTTCGCGCTGAACGATCAATGGCGCGTGAACCTGATCGGCAGCTTCCAGCGTGTGAGCTACGCCGGCTATCTCAACCGCACCACGGCGGGCATCGCCATGTACAACCGCCAGGCGTGGAGCATCGCCGGCAACGTATTCTATTCGCCGGTCAAGAATGTCGACCTTGGTGTCGAATACCGCCATGGTGACCGGCGTCTGGTCAACGATCTGAACGGCCACGTCGATCGCCTGGATTTCGCCGCGAAGTATAGTTTCTAG
- the tatB gene encoding Sec-independent protein translocase protein TatB → MFDVAPSELLLVAIVAIVVIGPKDLPLALRTAGRWIGKIRRVSNHFRAGIETMIREAEMEEMERKWREQNATIMAQDGGKAAEGQTPEAAADQVAAPGVIPEVAAHAPTPPVETAPAAPSPQTDAPRLL, encoded by the coding sequence ATGTTCGACGTAGCGCCGTCAGAGCTGCTGCTGGTGGCCATTGTCGCCATCGTTGTGATCGGCCCCAAGGACCTGCCGCTCGCCCTGCGCACAGCAGGCCGCTGGATCGGCAAGATCCGCCGCGTCTCCAACCATTTCCGCGCCGGGATCGAAACCATGATCCGCGAGGCGGAAATGGAGGAAATGGAGCGCAAATGGCGCGAACAGAATGCCACGATCATGGCGCAGGACGGGGGAAAGGCTGCCGAAGGGCAGACGCCTGAGGCCGCTGCCGATCAGGTCGCCGCGCCCGGCGTGATCCCCGAAGTGGCGGCGCACGCGCCCACGCCGCCGGTCGAGACCGCCCCAGCGGCTCCATCTCCTCAAACCGACGCGCCCCGGCTGCTATGA